One window from the genome of Cucumis melo cultivar AY chromosome 12, USDA_Cmelo_AY_1.0, whole genome shotgun sequence encodes:
- the LOC103484370 gene encoding elongation factor 1-delta-like isoform X1 has product MAVSLSDVKSAAGLKKLDEYLLSRSYISGYQASKDDIAVYEALSKPVSSEYVNVSRWFNHIEALVRASASFGEGSGVKFDSEAIATPPAADAKASADDDDDDDDMDLFGEETEEEKKAAEERAAAVKASAKKKESGKSSVLMDIKPWDDETDMKKLEEAVRGVHMEGLLWGASKLVPVGYGIKKLQIMLTIVDDLVSVDNLIEEHLTVEPINEHVQSCDIVAFNKI; this is encoded by the exons ATGGCAGTCTCATTGAGCGATGTCAAATCGGCAGCTGGTCTCAAAAAGCTCGACGAGTACCTGCTCAGTCGCAGTTACATTTCTGG GTATCAAGCTTCGAAAGACGATATCGCTGTTTACGAAGCTCTCTCCAAGCCCGTTTCCAGCGAATATGTTAACGTATCTAGATGGTTTAATCATATCGAAGCACTCGTGAGAGCCTC TGCTAGTTTTGGAGAGGGTTCTGGCGTTAAGTTCGATTCAGAAGCAATCGCCACCCCACCGGCTGCCGATGCTAAG GCTAGTGCTGATGACGACGATGATGATGACGATATGGATCTGTTTGGCGAAGAGACTGAAGAGGAAAAGAAGGCTGCTGAGGAGCGTGCAGCTGCCGTCAAGGCTTCTGCAAAGAAGAAAGAGA GTGGAAAATCATCAGTTTTGATGGACATCAAGCCTTGGGATGACGAAACTGACATGAAGAAACTTGAAGAAGCCGTAAGAGGCGTTCATATGGAGGGATTGCTTTGGGGAGCAT CCAAACTCGTCCCTGTTGGATATGGTATTAAGAAACTACAGATAATGCTCACAATTGTTGATGACCTTGTGTCGGTTGACAACCTCATTGAGGAACACTTGACAGTTGAACCCATCAACGAGCATGTTCAGAGTTGCGATATTGTTGCCTTCAACAAAATCTA A
- the LOC103484370 gene encoding elongation factor 1-delta-like isoform X2 yields the protein MAVSLSDVKSAAGLKKLDEYLLSRSYISGYQASKDDIAVYEALSKPVSSEYVNVSRWFNHIEALVRASASFGEGSGVKFDSEAIATPPAADAKASADDDDDDDDMDLFGEETEEEKKAAEERAAAVKASAKKKESGKSSVLMDIKPWDDETDMKKLEEAVRGVHMEGLLWGASKLVPVGYGIKKLQIMLTIVDDLVSVDNLIEEHLTVEPINEHVQSCDIVAFNKI from the exons ATGGCAGTCTCATTGAGCGATGTCAAATCGGCAGCTGGTCTCAAAAAGCTCGACGAGTACCTGCTCAGTCGCAGTTACATTTCTGG GTATCAAGCTTCGAAAGACGATATCGCTGTTTACGAAGCTCTCTCCAAGCCCGTTTCCAGCGAATATGTTAACGTATCTAGATGGTTTAATCATATCGAAGCACTCGTGAGAGCCTC TGCTAGTTTTGGAGAGGGTTCTGGCGTTAAGTTCGATTCAGAAGCAATCGCCACCCCACCGGCTGCCGATGCTAAG GCTAGTGCTGATGACGACGATGATGATGACGATATGGATCTGTTTGGCGAAGAGACTGAAGAGGAAAAGAAGGCTGCTGAGGAGCGTGCAGCTGCCGTCAAGGCTTCTGCAAAGAAGAAAGAGA GTGGAAAATCATCAGTTTTGATGGACATCAAGCCTTGGGATGACGAAACTGACATGAAGAAACTTGAAGAAGCCGTAAGAGGCGTTCATATGGAGGGATTGCTTTGGGGAGCAT CCAAACTCGTCCCTGTTGGATATGGTATTAAGAAACTACAGATAATGCTCACAATTGTTGATGACCTTGTGTCGGTTGACAACCTCATTGAGGAACACTTGACAGTTGAACCCATCAACGAGCATGTTCAGAGTTGCGATATTGTTGCCTTCAACAAAATCTAG